GTATTTAATGCAGCCAAAGTGTGATGATATAGTTGCGCTTGCACAGACAGGTACCGGTAAAACTGCGGCTTTCGGTTTACCTATAATTCAAAAAACAGATACCACATTAAAAAATATTCAGTACTTGATTTTAGCACCCACCCGTGAACTTTGTCTCCAAATTGCAGATGATCTGGCAAATTATGCTAAATATAAAAGTGAAATAAAAATCGCTGCTGTGTTCGGTGGTGCCAGCATTGATAGACAAATCCAAATGATAAGGCGAGGAGCACACATAATTTCTGCTACACCCGGCAGGTTGCTTGATATGATTAACAGAAATATAATCGATCTTTCCAAAATTAAAACTGTTGTTCTTGATGAAGCTGATGAAATGCTTAATATGGGATTCCGTGATGATCTTGAATCAATATTAAAAGAAACTCCTAAAAGTAAAAACACACTTCTTTTTTCAGCAACAATGCCGCCCGAAATTCTTACAATCGCAAACCGCTATATGAACAAGCCAGTTGAAATAACAGTTGGTAAACGAAATGCCGGAGCGGAAAATGTTCATCACGTTTGTTATATGGTTCATGCTAAGGACCGGTATCTTGCGCTTAAACGAATTGCGGATTATAATCCTGAGATTTATGGAATTATTTTTTGCCGTACCCGGGCAGAAACTCAAGAAGTTGCAGATCAACTAATGCAAGATGGATATAACGCCGATGCTTTACATGGCGATTTATCTCAACAGCAGCGGGATGCAGTTATGAATAAATTCCGGATTAAGCATCTTAAACTTTTAGTAGCAACTGATGTTGCAGCACGCGGACTTGATGTTGAAAATCTTACTCACATTATAAATTATAATTTACCTGACGAACTCGATTTATATACTCATAGAAGCGGGCGAACGGGACGAGCCGGTAAAGCGGGCATTTCAATTATTATTGCCAATCTTAAAGAGAAGTTTAAACTTCAGCAGATTGAAAAAAAATTGAATAAAAAGTTTTCTCATCTTCCGGTTCCATTAGGAAAAGATATTTGCGAGAAACAGCTTTTTTATCTTGTGGATAAAATTGAAAAAGTTGAGGTGGATGATTCCAACATTGATGCTTACTTACCAGAAATTTATAAAAAATTAGAATGGCTTGATCGTGAAGAGCTGATTAAGAAATTTGTTTCGGTGGAGTTTAATCGATTCCTTGATTATTACAAAAACACACCTGATTTGAATATTCCGCTTGATGAAAAAAGATCCGGCAGAAGCAGAACTACCGACGCTGGTTTTACCCGATTCTTTATAAATCTGGGTAGAACCGATGAGCTTAGACCTGTTACTCTTATGGATATGATTAGCGAGTTTACAGGAAAAAGAAATATTGAAATTGGTGCCATAGAAATTCTTCAGAATTTTTCTTTCTTTGAAGTTGACAGCAATTATGCCGATGCAATTTTGAAATCCTTTGAGAATAAAAAACTGAGGAACCGTCAGATATCGGTTGAAGTTGCCGCGGCAAGAAAGAGTGAA
This window of the Ignavibacteriales bacterium genome carries:
- a CDS encoding DEAD/DEAH box helicase — its product is MINTFDEMGLDEKILKAIKELGFEIPMPIQEKVIPYLMQPKCDDIVALAQTGTGKTAAFGLPIIQKTDTTLKNIQYLILAPTRELCLQIADDLANYAKYKSEIKIAAVFGGASIDRQIQMIRRGAHIISATPGRLLDMINRNIIDLSKIKTVVLDEADEMLNMGFRDDLESILKETPKSKNTLLFSATMPPEILTIANRYMNKPVEITVGKRNAGAENVHHVCYMVHAKDRYLALKRIADYNPEIYGIIFCRTRAETQEVADQLMQDGYNADALHGDLSQQQRDAVMNKFRIKHLKLLVATDVAARGLDVENLTHIINYNLPDELDLYTHRSGRTGRAGKAGISIIIANLKEKFKLQQIEKKLNKKFSHLPVPLGKDICEKQLFYLVDKIEKVEVDDSNIDAYLPEIYKKLEWLDREELIKKFVSVEFNRFLDYYKNTPDLNIPLDEKRSGRSRTTDAGFTRFFINLGRTDELRPVTLMDMISEFTGKRNIEIGAIEILQNFSFFEVDSNYADAILKSFENKKLRNRQISVEVAAARKSEGRSESWKERKPRVGDRKPFHRERFEKRDGAQRPERTSRTERTPSSDRSPRTERSPRSDSFSKPDKYTRSERSPRSEKPSGSGKSFGSEKPLREKKRFR